Genomic window (Pseudovibrio brasiliensis):
CCTGAACTCTCAACGGGCCTGCGCACCCTCACCGGTGCAGTTGGTCTCGGTCTGCCATCCATCGCTCTGCTGGCACATGCTGCTGGCCTGATCGGTAAAGACTCCGCTCCGAAAGAGATCGCAGAGGACGAAACAGTTGAGGATGAGTACACACCGCACGAAGCCCTTCCATTCTCTGAGGATTCAGAGGACGACTACGAAGGCGAAAACAACCGCTATTACGCTGTTATTGGTGCCCTCAGCCACTGGAAGCTGATGGCAACCAGCGCGATCCAGCGGACACTCTTCAAGCGAAAACCTGCTGCTGAACAGAACTGGCAGGAAGAAGAAGAGTACTCTCCGGCACCGCATGATCCAAACCAGCAACCACAGCAACAGGATTACTACGAGGACGACCAGTACGACCCACAAGCTTCACAGCAGTGGGAAGAACAGGAAGCCTATGAAGAAGAGCCTGAGCAAAAAGGTGGTCTGGTTTCCCGTCTGAGACGCAAGGTGGCAGCGAAGCTGATGCCGGACGAAGATGACGGCCTCAACGATTATTATCAGCAGGAAGCTCAGCCTGCGCGCGATGATGTGCAGTTTGATCCGCACTACGACAACACACAGCAATACGCACCGCAGAATGAGCCTTACCCTGAAGAGCAGTGGGAAGCCGCCCCGGCTGGTCAACCTGCTTATGACGAGCAAGGCTACGAACTCGGACCTGACGAGTATTACGAGGACGAAGACCTCCATCGTGGACCTCAGCCAGAAACTCCAGTTGGCCCGATCGGCATCGCCAGCCCGGACGAACCTGAGCCACAAATGCAGCCAGTTCCGCAGCCACAGGCACCACGCCCAACTCCGGGCCGCATGGTTCCACGCCCATTCGCGCAGGAAAAACAGTCTACTGCCATCGTCAAACAGAAGCCGTTTGAACTCCCAAGCATCGAGCTGCTGGCAGAGCCACAGGCAGATGGCAAGCAACGCCTGAGCAAAGATGCACTGGAGCAAAACGCCCGCATTCTGGAAGGTGTTCTGGGCGACTTCGGTGTGCGCGGTGAAATCATCGCAGTCCGCCCTGGCCCTGTTGTTACCCTTTACGAACTGGAACCAGCACCGGGCATCAAGTCCTCCCGCGTGATCGGTCTGGCAGACGATATCGCCCGCTCCATGAGCGCGATCTCTGCACGTGTGGCCGTTATTCCGGGTAAGAACGCAATCGGTATCGAACTGCCAAACGCCAAGCGTGAAACCGTTTATCTGCGAGAACTGCTGGATTCTGAGGACTTTGATGAGTCCAAGGCAAAACTGGCTATGTCTCTCGGTAAAACCATTAATGGTGAAGCCGTCATCGCCGACCTCGCCCGCATGCCTCACTTGCTCGTGGCAGGTACCACCGGCTCCGGTAAGTCTGTTTCCGTAAACACCATGATCCTATCCCTGCTCTATAGGCTCACCCCTGAGCAGTGTAAGATGATCATGATCGATCCAAAGATGCTGGAATTGTCCATCTACGACGGCATTCCGCACCTTCTCACCCCAGTTGTGACTGATCCAAACAAAGCCGTTGTGGCTTTGAAATGGACCGTCCGTGAGATGGAAGATCGCTACAAGAAAATGTCCAAAATGGGCGTGCGCAATATCGACGGGTACAACACCCGCATTGAGCAGGCCATGAAGAAGGGCGAGAGCTTCACCCGTACGGTTCAGACCGGCTTTGACAAGAATACCGGCGAACCAATCTTCGAAGAAGAAGAACTGCCAATGGAGAAGATGCCGTACATCGTCGTGATCGTCGATGAGATGGCTGACCTCATGATGGTGGCTGGTAAGGACATCGAAGGCGCAATCCAGCGTCTGGCACAGATGGCCCGTGCTGCTGGTATCCACCTGATCATGGCAACCCAGCGTCCATCCGTGGACGTGATCACCGGTACCATCAAGGCAAACTTCCCAACCCGTATCTCATTCCAGGTGACCTCCAAGATCGACAGCCGCACGATCCTCGGTGAAATGGGTGCAGAACAGCTGCTCGGCATGGGTGATATGCTCTACATGGCTGCTGGTGGTAAAACCCAGCGTGTTCACGGCCCATTCGTTTCAGATGATGAAGTGGAAGACATCGTAAAGCACCTGAAGGAACAGGGCACTCCAACCTATCTTTCCGACGTGACAGAAGAAACCGAGGAAGCTGGTGGTTACGACGCACTGACACAGGGTTCCGGCAACGCAACCAACGATCTGTTCGATCAGGCCGTGGCAATCGTCGCCAGAGACCGTAAGGCCTCCACGTCTTACATTCAGCGCCGCCTCTCAATTGGCTACAACCGCGCAGCGTCTCTTATCGAGCGGATGGAACAGGAAGGCATGATCAGTCCAGCGAACCATGCCGGTAAGCGTGAAATCCTGCTACCAGAAGACGGCGAGCAATTCTGACTGAGAGCATTCCCGAAAAGTTGATCAGCCTTTTCGGAGATCACGAGGCAAATTTATGGAATTTGGGGCATATGCCCCATCTTCGCCTTATGGTAACGATAGCCTCTCAAAATGAGGGTTCACAAACAACCGCCAGCTAGAGATTTAGAGAAGAGTTAATCAACTCGCCTTACGGTTGTTCTAAGAGTTTTGACAGCGGAGTTTTATTTATGATTGCATCTCAAGCGATCTCTTTTGGTAGGATTGGCAAAAGCCTCGCAATTGCTGCAGCGCTTTTTATTGGTTCTGTCCCACTGACAGCGGAACACTCCGCCGCTCAAACAACCCCACAGGCTCAGCCGGTCGGACTCACTAACGTGCAAGCCATTGATGCGGTAAGCAAGTATTTCAACTCAGTACGCAACATGCACGGCAAGTTCGTACAGTTCGGCCCAACCGGAGGTCGTGTTGAAGGCCAGTTCTTCATCAGCCGTCCGGGCAAAGTCCGCTTCTACTACAACAAGCCGTCCACGCTCGACATCATCGCTGACGGCAGCATGGTCTCCGTGAAGGACCGTAAGTTGCAGACGCAGGACATCTGGCCACTATCTCAGACCCCGCTGCGCTTCCTGCTGGCTGACAAGATCGATCTGAAAACGGATGCAAACGTCACCAACGTGGTTGTTGAGCCAGACCTCATCACAATCACCATCGATGACAAAACCCGCTTCACATCCGGTCGCCTGACGCTGATCTTCGACGCGCGCGACTATAAACTGAAGCAGTGGACCGTACGCGATGCACAGGGGTACGACACCTCAGTTGCCATCTACGATGTGGTCGAAAACGGCGCAACCAACCCGGATCTGTTCAAGATCGACTACATCGCAAATTCCCGTCAGCGACGCGGCAACAACTAAAGCGTTGATCCAAATTCTGATGTATGAAGAGGAGTGCTTCGGCGCTCCTTTTTTATTAGCTTGAGTATGTGAATGCAGTTTATCCCGGTTTCACCAGACCAGCCGAACCTTCCCCTCGCTCCACGCTTGCTTGCAGAGCTGTGTCAGGAGAAGGGCATCAAACTCGCCCTCGACAGCGAGTTCTTCTATTTCGGCTACATTGAAACGGAAGACGGCAAACGCTTTCCGATTAAAGGTGGCGCCTTCGCACTCAACAGCTACGCTGCAGGAGAAGCCGCCAAAGACAAAGACTTCTGTGGCCGCCTGCTCCAAGACGCAGACCTGTCAACTCCGAACTTCAAGCTGATCCACTCAGACAAAGCCATCCGACAACTGAGCACCGCAAACCCGCATGTGGCGCAAAGCCTGAACACGCTCACCCAAGCCCCTGCAATCGCTGAGGCCCTCGGCTATCCGCTCTTCATCAAACCCAACGAAGGTACGCAAGGTGTTGGAGTTCAGAAGATCTCTGATGAGGCAGAGCTGAACACACACCTTACAGCCGCCCTACAAGCCAATGATCGCATGTTGGTGCAGGAAGCTGTCTCAGGCCGCGATTACCGCGTCATTGTGCTGGATGGAACCATTCTCGCGATCATCGAACGCCGCCCACTCTCCATTATTGGAGATGGCACCCACACCGTCGCAGAGCTTCTTGCAGAGAAGATCAAAACTCTCACCACCCGCAGCGGTGGGTACAAGGTGGAAGGCTGCGATCCACGCATCCTCAAAGCTATTCAGGAAGCTGGCTATGAGTTCACCAGTATTCTGAGTGACGGCGAACTCCTCCAGCTTCTCTCCAACGCCAACCTCTCAACGGGTGGCGAAGCTGTTGATGTCACCGATATCGCCTCACAAGACTTCAAAGATCTTGCCGTGGAAACTGCCCGCGTCTGTGGCCTGCGGTATGCCGGTGTCGATATTCTCTGCGAAGATCTGAGCATCAATGACGCTCCAGCCCACGTGCTTGAGCTCAATGCTGGCCCCGGCCTCACCAACTTCTGGCAGGCCTCTCCTGAGCATCATCACCGTGTCCGTGCCATTTATCGGGGTGTTTTAGAGGCTATGCTGGCAAACGTCTAATGGTAATACAAAAGCAAAATGGCGGGAAATTCCCGCCACTTCCAACATCAATCTAAGACGTGTTTTACCAAGCGCCGAGCTTAGTCTCTGGCGTATATTTTTCACCATCAACATGCTTGACCACAGCCTGACCGCAAATGGTGACGCCTCTGGTGGCATCATAGGTCATAGTAGGAGAACCTTGCAGCTCCCAACCTTTGTTGAGTGCTTCAGTCACGCGGTGACAAAACTTCGCAGAATCCGGTTCGGTGATGAGGCGGTAAAGGCGCATATCCATTCCCTTAATTTCTTTAGTGTTGGCGGAACCTATCAGCCACACCAACCAGAAGCCAGAGCTTTGAACACGCGCACTGTTCAAAATTACGCGTTCACGTGCCGCTTAATAGCCTCTGCAATTGCAACGGTTTTCCGGCCAATATCCGCATGCAGGCGCTCAACCATCTTACCGTCAACCTGCACAGCACCCTTGTCCTGATTTTCAGGTTCCTCAAACGCTTCAATCATCTTCTTCGCCCACTTCACGTCCTCTACACTTGGTGCGAAGGCAGAGTTACAAGCAGGCAGCTGTTTCGGATGAATGAGCGTTTTACCATCCAATCCCATATCTGCACCTTGCTGACATTCTTCCGCAAAGCCCTCAAGATCAGAGAAATTGTTGTAAACGCCATCCAGAATGTCAGCCCCACCAACGCGAGCGGTCGCCAGGAAGGTCATGAGCCAGGGCATCAACGCAGCACGGCCCGGAAGGATCTTCGCACCACTCTCCTTGCTCAGGTCATTGGTGCCGATGATGAACACATCGAGACGGTTATGCGGTTCTTTCGCCGCTTCCGCGATCTCAGAAGCATTCAGGATTGCACTCGGCGTTTCCAGCATGGCCCAGATGCGAACGCTCTCCGCACCCTGCTCCGCCAGATAGTCTGCAACCGGCTGAATGTCGGCAAGGCTCTCCACCTTCGGCAAAAGCACAGCATCCGGCTTGGCGGCAACAGCTGCTTTCAGATCGTCATGACCCCACGGAGTTTTCATACCGTTGA
Coding sequences:
- a CDS encoding HpcH/HpaI aldolase/citrate lyase family protein translates to MSSSEQAHTIRPRRSALYMPGSNARALEKAKGLDVDVLLLDLEDAVAPDAKEMARVQVCEAVAGGGYGHRELVIRINGMKTPWGHDDLKAAVAAKPDAVLLPKVESLADIQPVADYLAEQGAESVRIWAMLETPSAILNASEIAEAAKEPHNRLDVFIIGTNDLSKESGAKILPGRAALMPWLMTFLATARVGGADILDGVYNNFSDLEGFAEECQQGADMGLDGKTLIHPKQLPACNSAFAPSVEDVKWAKKMIEAFEEPENQDKGAVQVDGKMVERLHADIGRKTVAIAEAIKRHVNA
- a CDS encoding outer-membrane lipoprotein carrier protein LolA, which encodes MIASQAISFGRIGKSLAIAAALFIGSVPLTAEHSAAQTTPQAQPVGLTNVQAIDAVSKYFNSVRNMHGKFVQFGPTGGRVEGQFFISRPGKVRFYYNKPSTLDIIADGSMVSVKDRKLQTQDIWPLSQTPLRFLLADKIDLKTDANVTNVVVEPDLITITIDDKTRFTSGRLTLIFDARDYKLKQWTVRDAQGYDTSVAIYDVVENGATNPDLFKIDYIANSRQRRGNN
- a CDS encoding cyanophycin synthetase, whose product is MQFIPVSPDQPNLPLAPRLLAELCQEKGIKLALDSEFFYFGYIETEDGKRFPIKGGAFALNSYAAGEAAKDKDFCGRLLQDADLSTPNFKLIHSDKAIRQLSTANPHVAQSLNTLTQAPAIAEALGYPLFIKPNEGTQGVGVQKISDEAELNTHLTAALQANDRMLVQEAVSGRDYRVIVLDGTILAIIERRPLSIIGDGTHTVAELLAEKIKTLTTRSGGYKVEGCDPRILKAIQEAGYEFTSILSDGELLQLLSNANLSTGGEAVDVTDIASQDFKDLAVETARVCGLRYAGVDILCEDLSINDAPAHVLELNAGPGLTNFWQASPEHHHRVRAIYRGVLEAMLANV
- a CDS encoding DNA translocase FtsK; the protein is MRQAAAMQRPKANSVSLADTESPIKRFIKSNLIVIGGAVILVIGICVAAALATWSTADPSLNHATNAEINNALGQTGAIVADVLMQTIGLATAVFLVPIFIWGWRLSLKYTSGVTRKRFLTWFVGTVLFAGGLAAIPVPTSWPLPTGLGGFLGDWVFSIPSAILPELSTGLRTLTGAVGLGLPSIALLAHAAGLIGKDSAPKEIAEDETVEDEYTPHEALPFSEDSEDDYEGENNRYYAVIGALSHWKLMATSAIQRTLFKRKPAAEQNWQEEEEYSPAPHDPNQQPQQQDYYEDDQYDPQASQQWEEQEAYEEEPEQKGGLVSRLRRKVAAKLMPDEDDGLNDYYQQEAQPARDDVQFDPHYDNTQQYAPQNEPYPEEQWEAAPAGQPAYDEQGYELGPDEYYEDEDLHRGPQPETPVGPIGIASPDEPEPQMQPVPQPQAPRPTPGRMVPRPFAQEKQSTAIVKQKPFELPSIELLAEPQADGKQRLSKDALEQNARILEGVLGDFGVRGEIIAVRPGPVVTLYELEPAPGIKSSRVIGLADDIARSMSAISARVAVIPGKNAIGIELPNAKRETVYLRELLDSEDFDESKAKLAMSLGKTINGEAVIADLARMPHLLVAGTTGSGKSVSVNTMILSLLYRLTPEQCKMIMIDPKMLELSIYDGIPHLLTPVVTDPNKAVVALKWTVREMEDRYKKMSKMGVRNIDGYNTRIEQAMKKGESFTRTVQTGFDKNTGEPIFEEEELPMEKMPYIVVIVDEMADLMMVAGKDIEGAIQRLAQMARAAGIHLIMATQRPSVDVITGTIKANFPTRISFQVTSKIDSRTILGEMGAEQLLGMGDMLYMAAGGKTQRVHGPFVSDDEVEDIVKHLKEQGTPTYLSDVTEETEEAGGYDALTQGSGNATNDLFDQAVAIVARDRKASTSYIQRRLSIGYNRAASLIERMEQEGMISPANHAGKREILLPEDGEQF
- a CDS encoding DUF1737 domain-containing protein, with amino-acid sequence MRLYRLITEPDSAKFCHRVTEALNKGWELQGSPTMTYDATRGVTICGQAVVKHVDGEKYTPETKLGAW